The region TTTCTTTCCAAAACCATAAGCTGCACCAACACTGGCGCCAATTGGGAAATTCACTAATTGTTCGGCTAACTCTTCATTATCAACACTTATCGGAGAACCGGTGATTTTAGTAGCAAGATCGTCAACTATTTTAATTTGGGCTGAACGTTGCTCAACTTCCCGTACAGTTAAAAAATGCTCTACCAGGCTCTTTACCGCTGTGCCGGCTAATCCACCAATAACACCAGCGAGTAATCCACGACCGGTGGCTTTGGAATAAGAATCTTTTTTCAACAAGGCTTGTACTTTCATAGTTTTACGATTTTTACTAAATAAAACTATCCATTATAAGATTTATCTACAATTGTTTAACAAGGATTTAGCAGCAGATATTTAAATTTTGGTAATTTTGAATATGGCACAGAAATTAAACACCGCCTTAATTCAGGCAAATTTAAAATGGGAAGACCCACAGGCAAACCGTGGTTTTTTTTCAAAAGAAATTAAAGCCCTTTCGGAGGATATAGACCTTATTATTCTTCCGGAAATGTTTACTACCGGATTTAGTATGAATGCAAGTAAATTAGCTGAAAAAACCGATGGGTTAACGCTAAATTGGATGCGCGAAATGACTAAATTGAAAGACGCAGCGGTAACCGGAAGCGTTATTATAACGGAAAATGATAATTTTTATAATCGGCTTTTCTTCGTTTTTCCAGACGGAAGTTATAAAATTTACGATAAGCGGCATACGTTCACCCTGGCCAGGGAAGATGAAACCTATACCGCTGGAAAAGATCGATTAATTGTTGATTATCGAGGTTGGAAAATTTGCCCGCTGGTTTGTTATGATCTTCGATTTCCTGTTTTTGCAAGAAATACCGAAGATTATGACCTGTTGCTTTATGTAGCAAACTGGCCAAGCAAGCGAGTTTTTGCCTGGGATACACTTTTAAAAGCCCGCGCTATAGAAAATATGAGTTATTGCATTGGCGTAAACCGAACCGGAAATGATGGCGATGGTTACAAGTATAACGGCCACACAGCAGCTTACGATTGTTTGGGAAAAAATCTTACCGAATTGGATCTCGAAAAACCTTTTATAAAGGAAATTTCGCTGGAAAAAAAGCATCTTGAGGAAACCCGAGGTCAATTAAAATTTCTTCAAGATAGGGATGAATTTACTCTAAAGTAAAAGTTTCTGGCATATCCCAGTTAGCTCGAACATCTATGGTATCTCGATAATACTGAATTTCCTCTGGCTGAATTCTTTTTAGGTAATTCCCGGTGTCCCATTTTTGGTTTTCATTATCGTCAAAAATTACCCGAATAAGGTATTTTCCGGGCTTTAAAAACCGGAAATGTAAGTTAGTATTGCCATTAGAATATTTTTCGGCCTGTACTTCTCCTTTTTCATTGGTGAGTTGCACTAGCAGCGGAAAACGATTAATATTTTGAAGCGTTAAAATAATGCTACCATAATCGGCATAAGATTTTGTGTTTAAACTCTGCTGAATAGTATCGTTGGTTTTTTCAAATAGATCGGTAATTGCTCCCGGTAAAGCCGTGAGTCGATAATCGGTGCTTTCTTCTTTTTCAAAAGAAATTATAATTTCATTTTCCAGGCGACGCATTTCAGTATTAAAAGGAATTATAACAGAATCTCCATCCCGAATACTAATTAGATCCTGATTAAAATCTGTGATTGGAGTATTCGCTTTCAGTTTAAAATCCTGTTCAAACTCAATCCCGCCAGAAGGTTCGGTTGTAATATTTAGCGAATCACGGTCGGCTTCGGCTATTTTTGTAAATAAAGTATCTCGCCGGGTAGGGCTCACTACTTCAAACGAAAGGCTGTCATATTCAGGTCGGATATTATACCAATAATAGAGTGTATCGGTTTTTCGATCTTTTACAATTCTAGATTGAAAACCTTCAGGTTCTGGGGTTAATAAATTTATTTCTACACTATCTACTCCTTTTTTACCTTCATAACCAAATAAGATTTGATTTCCTTTTAGTAGTTTAGGTCTTTTGGCTTCAAATTCCAGTTCTTCTTTAAAAATGGTGATATTGAAAGTAGAATCTGTAGGCAACGTGATGTAATCTTCAATAAAACCTATTTTTTCAGATTTAGGATTAAAATTATAATTATCGTTATTGTCTTCTACAGCCAATATTTGATAAGTACCTTCCTTAAGGTTTTCGAGTTCAAAATTTACGCTACTGTCTAAAGTATAGGTGATATATCTTGGGGTTTGCTTGTAAACTAATGAATCCGAAAAAGTTGAATCTACTTCGTATAAAAAAATAGAAATAAATTCGTTTGGCGCTTTTAGATAAGCGTCTTTTATAGTTCCTGAAATTTTTAAAGAATCCAGGTAATCGCCGGTAGAAAAAACATATTTAAAATACGGTAAGGGGTTGCCCTCGTTATTATCTACAATACTTTTTCCAAAATTTACGGTATAGGTTGTGTTTTCCTGAAGGGAATCCAGGTTTTGTATGCGAACATCTTTGCGCGCCGTCCCCATAGGTATAATTGTTGGGCGTGGTTCTATTGGTGGTGATATTACTATTTGCTGGCGTGCATCTTCCAATTTCACGTATTCGTTGAAGAAAATTCTAATTTCATCAGCAGAGAAATTTGTGTTGTAATTTTCAGGGTTTGCCCTTATAAATTTTGGTGGTTCTTCATCTTTTGGGCCCCCTTCAGGCATTCCTTTTTTTGCACATTGTACACAAAGCAAAAGGAGAGCGGCAACAAGTAAAATTCCGGGAATTTTTTTCAGCATAATTTAAAAATGAAATCTAAAAGCAAAGAAACAATTATTTTAGGTTTTAACGCGGGTATCAATCTGTAATTGCCATAGTGGCAATACTTAATTTGGTATTTTTAATTTTGAGCAATTTATTTCCACAGGCTTCCAGGGTAGCACCGGTGGTTACCAGGTCGTCAACCAGTAAAATATGCCGATTCTCCAGTTTTTCGTGATTTTCTATCATAAAAGTAGCATCTATAGCTCCCCACCGGCCAAGACGTTTTTTAAAAGTTTGGGTGCGCGAACTCGTTTTTTTTACCAGGACGTTTTCAATAAATTCGGCATCTAATTTATTGGCGAGCTCTTTTCCAAATCCGGTAACCTGGTTAAAGCCTCTTTTCTTTAATTTTTTACGATGAAGGGGAACCGGGATTACACAATTAATCTCTTTGAATCCGGGATGCAATTTCAGTTCTTCGCCAAGCCAATTTCCCAAAAAACTACCAACTTCTTCCTTTTTTTTATATTTAAGATTATGAATAAGATTTTGCACCATTCCTTTCTTTTTAAAATAAAGTAAAGAAGTGGCGTTTTCAATGCTTAAGCGGGCGTCAAATACTTTTTTAGTGGCATTTTCGTTATCAAGATGGTAATTAGTAATGGGGAGTTTATGTAAACAGGAAGTGCAAATTACTTCTTCTGCCTTTAATAATGGGCTATCACAGCAATTACAAATAGTTGGGTAGAACAGGTTTGTTAAATCGTGAAACATTTGTTAAGTCCTTGCGGTTTACCTTATTAAACTCCTAAATTTACAAACAAAATTTATTAATATGATGACCGAAAAGAAAAACAACACCGCGCTTAAAATTTTAACCGGAGTGTTAGCAGTGGCCTTGCTGGCCTTAGGTATCTATACAATTAAATTCTACAACGAAGAGAAGGAAAATAAAGCCATTCTTACCAAAGAGAAAGAGGTAATAGAAGATGAGCTTAACGATTTAATTATAAAATATGATGAAGCCATAGATGAAAATCAGGTGATGGATCAAAACCTGGTAGATGCCCGAAATAGAATTGAGCGTTTGCTGGATTCAGTAGAAGATAATGAGGCCAACCTGGTTTTAATTTCTCGCTATCGCAGGGAAATTAGTAATCTAAAATCTGAAAAAGATCGGTTATTTAGAGTGGTAGATAGTTTAAACCGCCAAAACCAAATGATGTCTCAAACTTTAGACAGTACTAACGTAATTCTACAGGAAAGAACAAGAGTTTCTGATTCTTTGCAAACTACCAACCAGGATCTTTCTAATAAAGTAGATCGTGCAGCACAGCTCAAAATCACAAATCTACGTGGCGAAGGTGTTATTGTAAGAAATAGTGGGAAACTGGTAGAAAACGATCGCACTCGAAGAATAGACCAGGTTAGAACATGTTTTACCATAACTGCTAACGATCTTGCCGGTCCCGGAGAAAGAGATATGTATGTGCAGGTTTATAATCCAGAAAATGAATTGGTAGGTGATGAAATTGTGGTAGAACACGAGGGCGGGCCTATGGTTTATAGTGCAGCTTCAAAAGTTTATTACGAAAACAACGAGTTAGATGTGTGTTTGTTAGCGAACACTAACGAAGATAGATTGCTGGAAGGTACCTATAAAGTTTACATTTATGCAGATGCAACTTTACTGGGAACAGCCTCTTTTAACCTAAGATAATTAAAACCTAAAATTCAAAGGCCGCCCTGCTGTTTATCAGGGCGGTTTTTTTATTTTTGTCCTATGGCAAAACAAGAAGACTTTTTTAAAAATGTAATATCCCATGCTAAAGAGTATGGGTATATTTTTGCGTCGAGTGAAATATACGACGGACTTAGTGCGGTTTACGATTACGGACAAAATGGAGCAGAATTAAAGAAAAACATCAAAGAATACTGGTGGAAAAGTATGGTGCAGCTGCACCAGAACATCGTAGGTTTGGATGCGGCTATTTTAATGCACCCAACCACCTGGAAAGCTTCGGGCCACGTAGATGCATTCAACGACCCTTTAATTGATAATAAAGATTCTAAAAAGCGCTATCGGGCCGATGTTTTGGTGGAAGATTATGCCGAAAAAATCAATCAAAAAGCGCAGAAGGAAATTGCAAAAGCAAGAAAACGTTTTGGCGATAAGTTTGATGAAGAAGAATTTATAAGCACTAATCCGCGGGTAATTCGTTATAAAAAGGAAGAAAAAGAGATTTTGGAACGCCTTGCAAAATCACTTACCGATGAAAACTTAGCTGACGTAAAAGCGCTAATTGAAGAGTTGGAAATTGCCTGCCCTGAAACAGGATCCAGAAACTGGACTGATGTAAAACAGTTCAACCTAATGTTTGGAACTAAACTGGGAGCTTCAGCCGATTCTGCAACAGATTTATATTTGCGTCCTGAAACCGCTCAGGGAATTTTTGTAAACTTTTCTAACGTGCAAAAAACCGGGAGGATGAAAATTCCTTTTGGAATAGCTCAAATAGGAAAAGCTTTTAGAAATGAAATTGTTGCGAGACAGTTTATCTTCCGCCAGCGGGAATTCGAACAAATGGAGATGCAATTTTTTGTGCGTCCTGGTGAAGAACTAAAATGGTTTGAACACTGGAAAGAAACCCGCCAGAAGTGGCATGCTTCTTTAGGTTTGGGCGAAGAAAATTATCGTTTTCACGATCACGAAAAAATGGCGCATTATGCTAATGCCGCTACCGATATAGAATTTAATTTCCCATTTGGATTTAAAGAATTGGAAGGAATTCATTCCAGAACCGATTTTGACCTTAAAGCACACGAAGAACATTCAGGAAAGAAATTACGTTTCTACGATCCCGAAATGAAAGAAAATTACGTGCCTTATGTAATTGAAACTTCTATTGGTTTAGACAGAATGTTTTTAGCGGTTTTTTCAGCTTCATTAAAAGAAGAAGAATTGGAAGGCGGCACCAGCAGAACAGTTTTAAAATTACCCGCAGTACTGGCACCAACTAAAGCTGCGGTTCTTCCGTTAGTTAAAAAAGATGGTTTACCCGAGCTTGCTCACGAAATTATAGAAGAATTAAAATGGGATTTTAGAGTTCAGTATGACGAAAAAGATGCAATTGGGCGCAGGTACCGCAGGCAGGATGCAGCGGGAACTCCGCTTTGTATTACAGTAGATCATGATTCTCTTGAAGACAAGAAAGTTACTGTGCGTTATCGTGATACTATGCAGCAAAAACGAGTAGATATTACAGAACTTAAAACACTTATTCAAGAGGAAATAGATTTCAAAACCTGGATGAATAAATAAATATAAAATATTTTTTAGATTACAAAAGGAGCGATTAATTAACTTAATCGCTCCTTTTGTTTTAGATAAGCATAGAATCATTATTTTTAGAAAGTAAAAGAAGAAGTCTAGTCAAAATGAAGAAAATTTTATTCCTTTTAGTTTTAATTTTTGGTTTTCATTCTATATTCCTGGGCCAGGACAGAGAAACTGCAGGCCCTGTTTATATAGATTCTGCCAGGGCGGTGTCTTCTTCCGCAATGTCTAAAAGAAAACTAATTCCCCCGGCCAGGGAATTTAAGATTTACAATCCGAGAAATCGTGGAATTAACAAAATTGTTCCGGGAAAAGGTTTGCCAAAAACCAGGGATGAAGCACTTCAGCAAAAAATGGGTGAAATCCCTGTAAAGGCACCTTACTTCACTTTTGAAGCTGCTTCTACACAAGCTACCCCTACAGATCCTACGGGAGCTGCAGGCCCAAACCATTATGTTAACGGCTGGAATTCGGCTTTTTCAATTTTTGATAAATCGGGAAACCGAATTATGGAGCCTGCTTCTCTTGCCAGTATTGGGGGAGAATTTACCAATGAGACGCTTGGAGACCCAATTATTTTATACGATGATTTTGCCGATAGGTTTATAATTTCACAATTTAGCGATACCCCAGAAAGTTTTTTGATAGCAGTATCACAGGGGCCAGACCCTATAAATGACGGTTGGTACACTTATCGCTTTACCACAAACGAGGTCTTGCCCGATTATCCAAAGATTTCAGTTTGGGGAGATGGTTATTATATAACGACCAATAAAAATACCAGGACCGCCGCTACCAGTCAGGTGGTGTATGCTTTAGAAAGAGACAAAATGCTTAATGGGGAAACTGCTCAAATTATGTCATTCCCATTGCCCGGTATAAGAACTAACGGTTTTTACAGTCCGGCTGGTTTTTCGGGGATTGGAGAAGAATTACCTCCGCGAGGAAATTCGCCAATAATTTTTCTGCAGGACGATTCTTGGGCGGGAGTAAACGAAGATCATTTAAAGCTCTGGCTTATTAATGTAGACTGGAGTAATCCTTCGGCATCAACAATTTCAGAATCCCAGGAATTAGGAGCGGGTGAAGGTGTTTCCCCGTTTATAGCCACATTTGATGGTGGCTCGTTTTCAAATCTTTCACAACCCGGAGACGACACTCCCGAAGTTGATGTATTACAGGCCACAATGATGTACATGACCACTTACAGAAGATTTCCAAATTATAATGCTGTGGTGATGAATTTTGTGGTAGATGTAGATCCCAGCGCGGCAGAACATGCAGGAATTCGTTGGTATGAATTGCGGCAGCAAAATGACGGTGGTCCCTGGAGTGTTTACCAGGAAGGAACTTATGCCCCGGATAATAGCGACCGATTTAGTGGAAGTATTGGCCTGGACGCCGAAGGAAATATTGCTCTTGGTTACACAGTTTTAAATGATAATCCGCAAAATCCCGTTTTTCCATCCCTACGGTATACCGGGAGATACCTTAATGATGAACCCGGGATTATGACTATTGAAGAGCAAGATATTATTGAAGGAGAAAGTCCAAATCCCAATTCGCGATATGGAGATTATGCGCATTTGAGTGTAGATGCTGCAGACGGACTTACTTTTTGGCATAATGGCGAATATTTTGTTGGCCAGGAAAGAAAAAATCACGTGGGTGTTTTTAAAATCGCTCCAGATTTTAATAATGATCTCGGTGTAGTTTCTTTGGTTGGCCCACAGGATGCGAGTTTGGGTTCAAATGAAGAAATAAGCGTAAAAATTAGAAATTATGGCCGGAATGCTCAATCTAATTTTGAAGTTAGTTACAGCATAAATGGCGGCACCGAAGTAACTGAAACTTTTGAAGAAACCCTTTCAGCAACAAGTTCTGCTGAATTTATTTTTTCTGAAACCGCCGATCTCTCTGAAGTTGGAGAAACCTACGAATTCCTTTTTGGTACCAATTTAGAAGGAGATGAAAATATTGAAAATGATACATTAGCCGCTTCAGTGCGAAATTTACCGCCAAACGATGTTGGGGTAACTTCAATTGATGCGCCGCAAACTGGTGAAAGTTTAGGGAATTCAGAAGAGGTAACCGTAAGCATAGAAAACTTTGGAGGCGAACCACAACAGGATATTCCGGTTTTTTACCAGGTAGGAAACAATACACCAGTAAGAGAAGTTTTTAACGGCACGCTGGAAGTTGGAGGTCTTGAAGTTTATTCTTTTAATCAAACCGCAGATATTTCACCTTCCGGGAGTTATAGAATTACTGCCGGCACAAGGCTGGAGAATGATTTTGACCGCAGTAACGACACAAGCGTAAGATCGGTAGCTAATTTAGATTGTATTCCCGAAGGATCTGATTGTAGTTTTGGCGACGGAATTTCATTTTTTGAATTAGAAGATGTTCTTAATGAACGTATTCCCTGCGGAAATGGTTATGCCGATTTTATTGGGCTTTCTGCTACTTTAGACCGTTCCCAGAGTGAATTTACCGTTTCGGTACAATCTCATTTTGCTGAAGAGGAAAACGAACAATTCTCAATGTGGATAGATTTTAATGACGATGCCGTTTTTGAGGATGATGAACGGGTAATTTCTGCTGAAGTTATTCCTACTGCTAATACCTGGTACTCCTATAATTTTAGTATTCCTACAGATGCATCTTTGGGCCAGCATCTTATGCGAATAAGAGCCGGAGATACCAGTTTTGATGGCGATCTCAATAATCCTTGTGAAGTGATGGATTATGGGACTACTCATGATTATTCAGTAAATATTACCGATTCTACTTTAAATATTGAAGATTTTATTCTTAATGAAGCCGAATTGGTAGTGGTTTCCGAAGAGGATAAACAGTTTAGGGTTATTATGGAAACCGATTATGAGGAGACTTTGAGAATTACCATTCATAATGTTTTAGGGCAAAAAATGTTAGAAAACCAGGTGGAAAATAATGGCACCGGGTATGTTTATGAACTGGATATGTCTTACGCTGCACGAGGTGTTTATTTAGTGAGAATGGGAACCCGGGATGTAGGAAAAGTAAAACGCTTTATTGTTAAATAGACTTTCTTAACTTAATTTTTTCAGGTTTATATGCAAGAATTCACGCACAGACTTGATGAGCTTACGCTAAAGTTCAAAAAGACATTTGGCCAACTTAGTGAACGTGAGATTCACTGGAAACCAGATGCCGATTCCTGGAGTATTGCCCAAAATTTAGAGCATCTTATTTTAATTAATGAGTCGTATTTTCCGTTGATAGATCGGGTGAGAACTAAAAATCACAAAAAACCATTCATAGCCAGGTTCGGTTTTTTAGTTAATTTCTTCGGAAAAGTAATCTTAAAATCGGTTCAGCCTGAGACCACTAAAAAAACCAAAACCTTTTCAATCTGGAAACCTTCTGAAGATAATACTTCAAAAGATATTTTGGCCAGATTTATTGAACATCAGGAGAAATTAAAACAGAAAATTTTAGGTGCTGAAGACCTACTGAAGCAAAACGTAGTAATTTCTTCACCTGCAAATCCTAAAATCGTATATAAACTTGATGCTGCCTTTAAGATTATTCTCGCTCACGAAGAGCGACATTTTCAACAAGCTAAAAAGCTGCTGGAAATTCAGAATTCCAACTTGTAAATCTTCGATTTAGCCTTATTTTTGAGAAAAATTGACTTAAATGAAGATTATTTCCTATAACGTAAACGGAATTAGAGCTGCCGTTAGAAAAGGCTTTTTAGAATGGGTACAACAGGCAAATCCAGATGTGGTTTGTCTTCAGGAGATAAAAGCAAATCCCGAACAATTAAATCTCGATGAATTTAAAGAGGCGGGTTATCCTTATCATTATTGGTATCCTGCGCAAAAGAAAGGCTACAGCGGTGTGGCAATTTTAAGTAAGCACAAACCTTTGCATATAGAGTACGGTACCGGCATAGACTATATGGACCATGAAGGAAGAACAATTCGTGCCGATTTTGAAGATTTTTCGATTATAAGTTTGTATTTACCATCGGGGACAAATATTGCCCGTTTGGAACATAAATTCAAGTTTATGGACGATTTTCAGCAGTATATAGACGAAATAAAGCAAGATTCCCCAAATTTAGTTATTTGCGGCGATTATAATATTTGCCACGAAGCTATAGATATTCACGATCCTGTTCGGCTTAAAAATGTCTCAGGATTCCTGCCGGAAGAGCGAAATTGGATAGATAATTTTATGAAAAGTGGCTTTATAGATTCTTTCAGGCATTTTAATGAGGAAGGGGACAATTATTCGTGGTGGAGTTACCGCGCCAATGCCCGGGCCAACAACAAAGGCTGGCGTATAGATTATAATTTGGTGGCCCAGCCATTACAAGAAAAACTCAAAAGAGCCGTTATATTACCCGAAGCCAAACACAGCGATCATTGTCCTGTTTTGGTAGAATTAGAATCAGATTTCTAATAAATTATGAAGACACCTGCAAGGTTGTCGAAACCTCGTAGGTGTAGATATACGGGAATAAAAACTCGAAGAAAAACAGAAAAAATCATTTTAGAAAATTAAAATCATGAAAAAAATACTTGTATCAGCCATTTTAGGGGTGTTTATGTTTACCTCTTGTGTTTCTTCAAAAAAATACCAGGAACTTGAAGGCAGGCACGCCGATTTAAAACGGGAGAACCGAAATACACAATCTGAACTCGAAAAATATCAAAATTTAGATGAAGAATATTCAGCATTAAAAAAAGATTATGCTGAAGCTACCGCTGAAAGGGATCGCTTAAGAGATGAGCTTGAAAGCTCAAGAAAAAACTATGCAACCCTTAAAAATTCTTACGATGCTTTAGAGGAAAACAGTTCTGCAGCAATTTCAGAAAATTCCCGGCAAAACCGTCAGCTTCTGGCTGAACTGGAGGAGAAAGAACAGGCGCTGGTAGAAGAGCAGGCAAGATTAAGTAAGCTACAAAGAGATCTTGATGCGCGTTCCAGAAGGGTAAACGAGTTAGAAGAATTAATCGCGGCCAAAGATGCCAAAATGAATGCTTTAAAAGATGCGATTTCAAAAGCCTTAACCAATTTTGAAGGTAAAGGTTTAACCGTAGAGCAACGTGATGGGAAAGTGTATGTTTCTATGGAAAATAAATTGTTGTTTAGCTC is a window of Salegentibacter salegens DNA encoding:
- a CDS encoding DUF1440 domain-containing protein, which translates into the protein MKVQALLKKDSYSKATGRGLLAGVIGGLAGTAVKSLVEHFLTVREVEQRSAQIKIVDDLATKITGSPISVDNEELAEQLVNFPIGASVGAAYGFGKKDNDELNIKDGIILGSSTWITTHETSLPLMGLEPKPTDVPIRMQMNELFAHVLFGITTEIVRSTVLKKLNERN
- a CDS encoding amidohydrolase encodes the protein MAQKLNTALIQANLKWEDPQANRGFFSKEIKALSEDIDLIILPEMFTTGFSMNASKLAEKTDGLTLNWMREMTKLKDAAVTGSVIITENDNFYNRLFFVFPDGSYKIYDKRHTFTLAREDETYTAGKDRLIVDYRGWKICPLVCYDLRFPVFARNTEDYDLLLYVANWPSKRVFAWDTLLKARAIENMSYCIGVNRTGNDGDGYKYNGHTAAYDCLGKNLTELDLEKPFIKEISLEKKHLEETRGQLKFLQDRDEFTLK
- a CDS encoding Ig-like domain-containing protein, with amino-acid sequence MLKKIPGILLVAALLLLCVQCAKKGMPEGGPKDEEPPKFIRANPENYNTNFSADEIRIFFNEYVKLEDARQQIVISPPIEPRPTIIPMGTARKDVRIQNLDSLQENTTYTVNFGKSIVDNNEGNPLPYFKYVFSTGDYLDSLKISGTIKDAYLKAPNEFISIFLYEVDSTFSDSLVYKQTPRYITYTLDSSVNFELENLKEGTYQILAVEDNNDNYNFNPKSEKIGFIEDYITLPTDSTFNITIFKEELEFEAKRPKLLKGNQILFGYEGKKGVDSVEINLLTPEPEGFQSRIVKDRKTDTLYYWYNIRPEYDSLSFEVVSPTRRDTLFTKIAEADRDSLNITTEPSGGIEFEQDFKLKANTPITDFNQDLISIRDGDSVIIPFNTEMRRLENEIIISFEKEESTDYRLTALPGAITDLFEKTNDTIQQSLNTKSYADYGSIILTLQNINRFPLLVQLTNEKGEVQAEKYSNGNTNLHFRFLKPGKYLIRVIFDDNENQKWDTGNYLKRIQPEEIQYYRDTIDVRANWDMPETFTLE
- a CDS encoding ComF family protein is translated as MFHDLTNLFYPTICNCCDSPLLKAEEVICTSCLHKLPITNYHLDNENATKKVFDARLSIENATSLLYFKKKGMVQNLIHNLKYKKKEEVGSFLGNWLGEELKLHPGFKEINCVIPVPLHRKKLKKRGFNQVTGFGKELANKLDAEFIENVLVKKTSSRTQTFKKRLGRWGAIDATFMIENHEKLENRHILLVDDLVTTGATLEACGNKLLKIKNTKLSIATMAITD
- a CDS encoding glycine--tRNA ligase yields the protein MAKQEDFFKNVISHAKEYGYIFASSEIYDGLSAVYDYGQNGAELKKNIKEYWWKSMVQLHQNIVGLDAAILMHPTTWKASGHVDAFNDPLIDNKDSKKRYRADVLVEDYAEKINQKAQKEIAKARKRFGDKFDEEEFISTNPRVIRYKKEEKEILERLAKSLTDENLADVKALIEELEIACPETGSRNWTDVKQFNLMFGTKLGASADSATDLYLRPETAQGIFVNFSNVQKTGRMKIPFGIAQIGKAFRNEIVARQFIFRQREFEQMEMQFFVRPGEELKWFEHWKETRQKWHASLGLGEENYRFHDHEKMAHYANAATDIEFNFPFGFKELEGIHSRTDFDLKAHEEHSGKKLRFYDPEMKENYVPYVIETSIGLDRMFLAVFSASLKEEELEGGTSRTVLKLPAVLAPTKAAVLPLVKKDGLPELAHEIIEELKWDFRVQYDEKDAIGRRYRRQDAAGTPLCITVDHDSLEDKKVTVRYRDTMQQKRVDITELKTLIQEEIDFKTWMNK
- a CDS encoding GEVED domain-containing protein yields the protein MKKILFLLVLIFGFHSIFLGQDRETAGPVYIDSARAVSSSAMSKRKLIPPAREFKIYNPRNRGINKIVPGKGLPKTRDEALQQKMGEIPVKAPYFTFEAASTQATPTDPTGAAGPNHYVNGWNSAFSIFDKSGNRIMEPASLASIGGEFTNETLGDPIILYDDFADRFIISQFSDTPESFLIAVSQGPDPINDGWYTYRFTTNEVLPDYPKISVWGDGYYITTNKNTRTAATSQVVYALERDKMLNGETAQIMSFPLPGIRTNGFYSPAGFSGIGEELPPRGNSPIIFLQDDSWAGVNEDHLKLWLINVDWSNPSASTISESQELGAGEGVSPFIATFDGGSFSNLSQPGDDTPEVDVLQATMMYMTTYRRFPNYNAVVMNFVVDVDPSAAEHAGIRWYELRQQNDGGPWSVYQEGTYAPDNSDRFSGSIGLDAEGNIALGYTVLNDNPQNPVFPSLRYTGRYLNDEPGIMTIEEQDIIEGESPNPNSRYGDYAHLSVDAADGLTFWHNGEYFVGQERKNHVGVFKIAPDFNNDLGVVSLVGPQDASLGSNEEISVKIRNYGRNAQSNFEVSYSINGGTEVTETFEETLSATSSAEFIFSETADLSEVGETYEFLFGTNLEGDENIENDTLAASVRNLPPNDVGVTSIDAPQTGESLGNSEEVTVSIENFGGEPQQDIPVFYQVGNNTPVREVFNGTLEVGGLEVYSFNQTADISPSGSYRITAGTRLENDFDRSNDTSVRSVANLDCIPEGSDCSFGDGISFFELEDVLNERIPCGNGYADFIGLSATLDRSQSEFTVSVQSHFAEEENEQFSMWIDFNDDAVFEDDERVISAEVIPTANTWYSYNFSIPTDASLGQHLMRIRAGDTSFDGDLNNPCEVMDYGTTHDYSVNITDSTLNIEDFILNEAELVVVSEEDKQFRVIMETDYEETLRITIHNVLGQKMLENQVENNGTGYVYELDMSYAARGVYLVRMGTRDVGKVKRFIVK
- a CDS encoding DinB family protein — translated: MQEFTHRLDELTLKFKKTFGQLSEREIHWKPDADSWSIAQNLEHLILINESYFPLIDRVRTKNHKKPFIARFGFLVNFFGKVILKSVQPETTKKTKTFSIWKPSEDNTSKDILARFIEHQEKLKQKILGAEDLLKQNVVISSPANPKIVYKLDAAFKIILAHEERHFQQAKKLLEIQNSNL
- a CDS encoding exodeoxyribonuclease III; translated protein: MKIISYNVNGIRAAVRKGFLEWVQQANPDVVCLQEIKANPEQLNLDEFKEAGYPYHYWYPAQKKGYSGVAILSKHKPLHIEYGTGIDYMDHEGRTIRADFEDFSIISLYLPSGTNIARLEHKFKFMDDFQQYIDEIKQDSPNLVICGDYNICHEAIDIHDPVRLKNVSGFLPEERNWIDNFMKSGFIDSFRHFNEEGDNYSWWSYRANARANNKGWRIDYNLVAQPLQEKLKRAVILPEAKHSDHCPVLVELESDF
- a CDS encoding OmpA family protein, with the translated sequence MKKILVSAILGVFMFTSCVSSKKYQELEGRHADLKRENRNTQSELEKYQNLDEEYSALKKDYAEATAERDRLRDELESSRKNYATLKNSYDALEENSSAAISENSRQNRQLLAELEEKEQALVEEQARLSKLQRDLDARSRRVNELEELIAAKDAKMNALKDAISKALTNFEGKGLTVEQRDGKVYVSMENKLLFSSGSWAVNNEGRQAVQQLGQVLAENPDIAVLIEGHTDNVPYGGSGPLNDNWDLSTKRATSIVQILKENNNIDPQNLTAAGRGEYAPIATNETAEGKAKNRRIEVILTPKLDEVTKLLNEE